A single Lolium perenne isolate Kyuss_39 chromosome 6, Kyuss_2.0, whole genome shotgun sequence DNA region contains:
- the LOC127307342 gene encoding amine oxidase [copper-containing] zeta, peroxisomal isoform X2, with product MTRAQRSHPLDPLSAAEIAVAVATVRAAGRTPEVRDSMRFVEVVLLEPEKNVVALADAYFFPPFQPSLLPRTKGGPVIPSRLPPRRARLVVYNKQTNETSIWVVELSEVHAATRGGHHRGKVISSEVVPDVQPAMDAMEYAECEATVKDFPPFIEAMKKRGIDDMELVMVDAWCAGYYSDADAPSRRIGKPLIYCRTESDSPMENGYARPVEGIHIIVDMQNNVVLEFEDRKFVPLPPPDHLRNYTPGETRGGVDRSDVKPLIISQPEGPSFRITGSFVEWQKWNFRIGFTPKEGLVIHSVAYVDGNRGRRPIAHRLSFVEMVVPYGDPNEPHYRKNAFDAGEDGLGKNAHSLKKGCDCLGYIKYFDAHFTNFTGGVETIENCVCLHEEDHGILWKHQDWRTGLTEVRRSRRLTVSFICTIANYEYCFYWHFYQDGKIESEVKLTGILSLGALMPGEQRKYGTTIAPSLYAPVHQHFFVARMDMAVDCKPYEAYNQVVEVNVKVESAGPNNVHNSAFYAEEELLKSELQAMRDCDPSSARHWIVRNTRTVNRTGQPTGYKLIPGSNCLPFCLPEAKFLRRAGFLKHNLWVTSYKSDEVFPGGDFPNQNPRIHEGLATWVQKDRSLEETNIVLWYVFGITHIPRLEDWPVMPVEHIGFTLMPHGFFNCSPAIDVPPPSDVDAKEAETPKEIHAELISKL from the exons ATGACGAGGGCCCAGAGAAGCCACCCTCTAGACCCATTatctgctgctgaaattgctgtgGCTGTAGCAACTGTTCGAGCTGCTGGAAGAACTCCGGAA GTACGAGACAGCATGCGCTTTGTTGAAGTTGTGCTCCTGGAGCCAGAAAAGAATGTTGTGGCATTAGCTGATGCATACTTCTTTCCACCATTCCAACCATCTCTGCTTCCCAGAACCAAAGGTGGTCCTGTCATCCCAAGCAGGCTTCCACCTAGGAGGGCCAGGCTTGTCGTCTACAACAAACAAACAAACGAAACTAGTATTTGGGTTGTAGAACTGTCTGAAGTGCATGCTGCTACTAGGGGTGGACACCACAGAGGCAAGGTTATATCATCAGAAGTTGTTCCAGATGTTCAGCCTGCAATG GATGCGATGGAATATGCTGAATGTGAAGCTACTGTAAAAGATTTCCCCCCTTTTATTGAAGCCATGAAGAAAAGAGGCATTGATGACATGGAGCTCGTCATGGTAGATGCATG GTGTGCAGGCTATTACAGTGATGCTGATGCTCCCAGTCGAAGAATTGGCAAGCCTCTGATCTATTGTAGAACTGAAAGCGATAGCCCTATGGAGAATGGATATGCTCGTCCTGTTGAAGGGATCCATATTATAGTTGATATGCAGAATAATGTCGTACTAGAGTTTGAGGATAGGAAGTTTGTCCCTCTCCCACCACCAGATCATTTGAGAAACTACACTCCTGGAGAGACACGAGGTGGTGTTGATAGAAGCGATGTGAAGCCTCTTATCATCAGTCAACCTGAAGGCCCAAGTTTCCGTATTACAGGCTCCTTTGTGGAGTGGCAGAAG TGGAACTTTCGTATTGGCTTCACCCCCAAGGAAGGTTTAGTTATCCATTCTGTTGCATACGTTGATGGAAACCGTGGACGCCGTCCTATTGCTCACAGGCTGAGTTTTGTTGAAATGGTTGTTCCTTATGGAGATCCGAACGAACCACATTACCGGAAGAATGCATTTGATGCTGGAGAAGATGGGCTTGGAAAGAATGCACACTCCCTTAAGAAG GGATGTGATTGCTTGGGTTACATAaaatattttgatgcacattttacaAATTTTACTGGTGGCGTGGAGACAATTGAGAATTGTGTATGTTTACATGAGGAGGACCATGGAATCCTCTGGAAACATCAAGACTGGAGAACAGGACTAACCGAAGTTAGACGATCAAGGAGGCTAACCGTGTCATTCATATGCACAATTGCTAACTACGAATATTGCTTTTATTGGCACTTTTATCAA GATGGTAAGATAGAATCTGAGGTAAAGCTTACTGGAATTCTCAGCTTGGGAGCTCTAATGCCTGGGGAACAAAGGAAATATGGCACAACTATTGCTCCTAGTTTGTACGCACCAGTCCATCAACATTTCTTTGTTGCCCGTATGGACATGGCAGTGGACTGCAAACCTTATGAGGCTTATAACCAG GTGGTTGAGGTAAATGTTAAAGTAGAAAGTGCAGGCCCAAATAATGTGCATAATAGTGCCTTCTACGCCGAAGAAGAGCTTCTGAAGTCTGAATTACAGGCTATGCGGGATTGTGATCCTTCATCTGCACGACATTGGATT GTAAGGAACACAAGGACCGTAAATCGTACTGGGCAACCAACAGGTTACAAGCTCATACCTGGTTCGAATTGTCTGCCATTCTGCCTGCCCGAGGCAAAGTTCCTGAGAAGAGCTGGGTTTTTGAAGCACAACCTTTGGGTTACATCATATAAAAGTGATGAAGTGTTCCCTGGAGGAGACTTTCCTAATCAGAACCCACGCATCCATGAGGGTTTAGCTACATGGGTCCAGAAGGACAGATCCTTAGAGGAAACCAACATTGTTCTCTG GTACGTTTTCGGGATCACCCATATCCCAAGGCTCGAGGACTGGCCTGTCATGCCGGTGGAACACATCGGCTTCACGCTCATG CCTCATGGATTCTTCAACTGTTCGCCTGCTATTGACGTTCCTCCTCCATCCGATGTGGACGCTAAGGAAGCCGAGACGCCAAAGGAGATCCATGCCGAGCTCATTTCAAAGCTGTGA
- the LOC127307342 gene encoding amine oxidase [copper-containing] zeta, peroxisomal isoform X1, translated as MAAAQDKAQGCCGGAPAGKVALPAAAKGGAAKEEVADSSPTTAKALAKGIPIMTRAQRSHPLDPLSAAEIAVAVATVRAAGRTPEVRDSMRFVEVVLLEPEKNVVALADAYFFPPFQPSLLPRTKGGPVIPSRLPPRRARLVVYNKQTNETSIWVVELSEVHAATRGGHHRGKVISSEVVPDVQPAMDAMEYAECEATVKDFPPFIEAMKKRGIDDMELVMVDAWCAGYYSDADAPSRRIGKPLIYCRTESDSPMENGYARPVEGIHIIVDMQNNVVLEFEDRKFVPLPPPDHLRNYTPGETRGGVDRSDVKPLIISQPEGPSFRITGSFVEWQKWNFRIGFTPKEGLVIHSVAYVDGNRGRRPIAHRLSFVEMVVPYGDPNEPHYRKNAFDAGEDGLGKNAHSLKKGCDCLGYIKYFDAHFTNFTGGVETIENCVCLHEEDHGILWKHQDWRTGLTEVRRSRRLTVSFICTIANYEYCFYWHFYQDGKIESEVKLTGILSLGALMPGEQRKYGTTIAPSLYAPVHQHFFVARMDMAVDCKPYEAYNQVVEVNVKVESAGPNNVHNSAFYAEEELLKSELQAMRDCDPSSARHWIVRNTRTVNRTGQPTGYKLIPGSNCLPFCLPEAKFLRRAGFLKHNLWVTSYKSDEVFPGGDFPNQNPRIHEGLATWVQKDRSLEETNIVLWYVFGITHIPRLEDWPVMPVEHIGFTLMPHGFFNCSPAIDVPPPSDVDAKEAETPKEIHAELISKL; from the exons ATGGCCGCGGCTCAGGACAAGGCGCAGGGGTGCTGCGGCGGCGCTCCCGCCGGCAAGGTCGCGCTTCCCGCGGCGGCGAAGGGCGGCGCCGCGAAGGAGGAGGTCGCGGATTCCTCGCCCACCACCGCCAAGGCCTTGGCCAAAG GAATCCCAATTATGACGAGGGCCCAGAGAAGCCACCCTCTAGACCCATTatctgctgctgaaattgctgtgGCTGTAGCAACTGTTCGAGCTGCTGGAAGAACTCCGGAA GTACGAGACAGCATGCGCTTTGTTGAAGTTGTGCTCCTGGAGCCAGAAAAGAATGTTGTGGCATTAGCTGATGCATACTTCTTTCCACCATTCCAACCATCTCTGCTTCCCAGAACCAAAGGTGGTCCTGTCATCCCAAGCAGGCTTCCACCTAGGAGGGCCAGGCTTGTCGTCTACAACAAACAAACAAACGAAACTAGTATTTGGGTTGTAGAACTGTCTGAAGTGCATGCTGCTACTAGGGGTGGACACCACAGAGGCAAGGTTATATCATCAGAAGTTGTTCCAGATGTTCAGCCTGCAATG GATGCGATGGAATATGCTGAATGTGAAGCTACTGTAAAAGATTTCCCCCCTTTTATTGAAGCCATGAAGAAAAGAGGCATTGATGACATGGAGCTCGTCATGGTAGATGCATG GTGTGCAGGCTATTACAGTGATGCTGATGCTCCCAGTCGAAGAATTGGCAAGCCTCTGATCTATTGTAGAACTGAAAGCGATAGCCCTATGGAGAATGGATATGCTCGTCCTGTTGAAGGGATCCATATTATAGTTGATATGCAGAATAATGTCGTACTAGAGTTTGAGGATAGGAAGTTTGTCCCTCTCCCACCACCAGATCATTTGAGAAACTACACTCCTGGAGAGACACGAGGTGGTGTTGATAGAAGCGATGTGAAGCCTCTTATCATCAGTCAACCTGAAGGCCCAAGTTTCCGTATTACAGGCTCCTTTGTGGAGTGGCAGAAG TGGAACTTTCGTATTGGCTTCACCCCCAAGGAAGGTTTAGTTATCCATTCTGTTGCATACGTTGATGGAAACCGTGGACGCCGTCCTATTGCTCACAGGCTGAGTTTTGTTGAAATGGTTGTTCCTTATGGAGATCCGAACGAACCACATTACCGGAAGAATGCATTTGATGCTGGAGAAGATGGGCTTGGAAAGAATGCACACTCCCTTAAGAAG GGATGTGATTGCTTGGGTTACATAaaatattttgatgcacattttacaAATTTTACTGGTGGCGTGGAGACAATTGAGAATTGTGTATGTTTACATGAGGAGGACCATGGAATCCTCTGGAAACATCAAGACTGGAGAACAGGACTAACCGAAGTTAGACGATCAAGGAGGCTAACCGTGTCATTCATATGCACAATTGCTAACTACGAATATTGCTTTTATTGGCACTTTTATCAA GATGGTAAGATAGAATCTGAGGTAAAGCTTACTGGAATTCTCAGCTTGGGAGCTCTAATGCCTGGGGAACAAAGGAAATATGGCACAACTATTGCTCCTAGTTTGTACGCACCAGTCCATCAACATTTCTTTGTTGCCCGTATGGACATGGCAGTGGACTGCAAACCTTATGAGGCTTATAACCAG GTGGTTGAGGTAAATGTTAAAGTAGAAAGTGCAGGCCCAAATAATGTGCATAATAGTGCCTTCTACGCCGAAGAAGAGCTTCTGAAGTCTGAATTACAGGCTATGCGGGATTGTGATCCTTCATCTGCACGACATTGGATT GTAAGGAACACAAGGACCGTAAATCGTACTGGGCAACCAACAGGTTACAAGCTCATACCTGGTTCGAATTGTCTGCCATTCTGCCTGCCCGAGGCAAAGTTCCTGAGAAGAGCTGGGTTTTTGAAGCACAACCTTTGGGTTACATCATATAAAAGTGATGAAGTGTTCCCTGGAGGAGACTTTCCTAATCAGAACCCACGCATCCATGAGGGTTTAGCTACATGGGTCCAGAAGGACAGATCCTTAGAGGAAACCAACATTGTTCTCTG GTACGTTTTCGGGATCACCCATATCCCAAGGCTCGAGGACTGGCCTGTCATGCCGGTGGAACACATCGGCTTCACGCTCATG CCTCATGGATTCTTCAACTGTTCGCCTGCTATTGACGTTCCTCCTCCATCCGATGTGGACGCTAAGGAAGCCGAGACGCCAAAGGAGATCCATGCCGAGCTCATTTCAAAGCTGTGA